One segment of Micromonospora parathelypteridis DNA contains the following:
- a CDS encoding asparaginase produces the protein MTKTYEGGAPLAEVVRSGFVEGAHRGSVVVLDAAGLPVASAGDVTSPVFPRSASKPMQAIGMLRAGLALTDPADLALVSASHSGEDFHLARVGALLQRAGLDAEALHCPPDLPVGLAAREAVLRAGGGPTRVQMNCSGKHSGMLLTCEAAGWPLEGYWRPEHPLQQRLRAAIEEFTGEQAAAVGVDGCGAPVLAVSLTGLAGAYLRLVDAEPGSVPRSVADAMRAHPEIVGGTQADDTRLMRGVPGLLAKVGAEGVIAVALPGVGAVALKIDDGADRARMPVLVSALRRLGVDAPVLTEYAEVPLFGGGVPVGAVRPLW, from the coding sequence GTGACGAAGACGTACGAGGGCGGCGCGCCGCTCGCCGAGGTGGTCCGTTCCGGGTTCGTGGAGGGCGCGCACCGCGGCTCGGTGGTGGTGCTGGACGCCGCCGGTCTGCCGGTGGCCTCCGCCGGGGACGTGACCTCGCCGGTCTTTCCCCGTTCGGCCAGCAAGCCGATGCAGGCGATCGGGATGCTCCGTGCCGGCCTGGCGTTGACTGACCCGGCCGACCTGGCGTTGGTGTCGGCGAGCCACTCGGGTGAGGACTTCCACCTGGCCCGGGTCGGTGCGTTGTTGCAGCGTGCCGGCTTGGACGCAGAGGCGCTGCACTGCCCGCCCGACCTGCCGGTGGGCCTTGCGGCCCGGGAGGCGGTGCTGCGTGCCGGTGGCGGCCCCACCAGGGTGCAGATGAACTGCTCCGGCAAGCACAGCGGAATGCTGCTGACCTGCGAGGCCGCCGGTTGGCCGCTGGAGGGCTACTGGCGGCCGGAGCACCCGCTGCAGCAGCGGTTGCGAGCGGCGATCGAGGAGTTCACCGGCGAGCAGGCGGCGGCGGTGGGCGTGGACGGCTGTGGCGCCCCGGTGCTCGCCGTGTCGCTGACCGGCCTGGCCGGGGCGTACCTCCGGTTGGTCGACGCCGAGCCCGGCTCGGTGCCGCGCTCCGTGGCCGACGCCATGCGCGCGCACCCGGAGATCGTCGGTGGCACCCAGGCGGACGACACCCGGCTCATGCGTGGTGTGCCGGGTCTGCTGGCCAAGGTCGGTGCCGAGGGCGTGATCGCGGTGGCGCTGCCGGGCGTCGGCGCCGTCGCCTTGAAGATCGACGACGGCGCCGACCGCGCCCGGATGCCGGTGCTGGTCTCGGCTCTGCGCCGGCTCGGCGTGGACGCCCCGGTGCTGACCGAGTACGCGGAGGTGCCGCTCTTCGGCGGCGGCGTACCGGTCGGGGCGGTCCGCCCGCTCTGGTGA
- a CDS encoding 3-keto-5-aminohexanoate cleavage protein → MTTGTLITVAPTGAESAKAEVPALPVTLDELLLTAKECEALGAAVIHVHIRDDEARPTLDPVRLADTVAALRESTDLIVQLSSGGAVTDPEAARLAVLDARPDMASCTMGTVNFGDDVFLNRWEFIVDLHTRMQERGIVPEYEIFDLGHLSALQRLLGRYGLPAGGHVHVDFVMGVPGGMPGNTETLVAAHRMLRDLPEGTTFSATGVGRSTIAVLLAALSTGGHLRVGMEDTVTYAKGRPVESNMQLVARAVGFAQLAQRPPLTTTEARELLGL, encoded by the coding sequence ATGACGACAGGGACGTTGATCACGGTGGCCCCGACCGGCGCGGAGTCGGCCAAGGCGGAGGTGCCGGCGCTGCCGGTGACCCTCGACGAGCTACTGCTCACCGCCAAGGAGTGCGAGGCGCTCGGCGCAGCCGTGATCCACGTCCACATCCGCGACGACGAGGCGCGGCCGACCCTCGACCCGGTGCGCCTCGCCGACACGGTGGCGGCGCTTCGGGAGAGCACCGACCTGATCGTGCAGCTCTCCTCCGGTGGCGCGGTGACCGATCCGGAGGCCGCCCGGCTCGCCGTGCTCGACGCCCGGCCGGACATGGCCTCCTGCACCATGGGCACTGTCAACTTCGGCGACGACGTCTTCCTCAACCGCTGGGAGTTCATCGTCGACCTGCACACCCGGATGCAGGAACGCGGGATCGTGCCGGAGTACGAGATCTTCGACCTCGGCCACCTGTCCGCGTTGCAGCGGTTGCTCGGCAGGTACGGGCTTCCGGCAGGCGGGCACGTGCACGTCGACTTCGTGATGGGTGTGCCGGGCGGAATGCCGGGCAACACCGAGACGCTTGTCGCGGCCCACCGGATGCTGCGGGACCTGCCCGAGGGCACGACCTTCTCGGCCACCGGTGTGGGCCGCAGCACCATCGCGGTGCTGCTGGCCGCGCTGTCGACGGGTGGGCACCTGCGGGTCGGCATGGAAGACACCGTGACGTACGCGAAGGGTCGCCCGGTGGAGTCCAACATGCAACTGGTCGCCCGTGCGGTCGGTTTCGCGCAGCTCGCGCAGCGCCCGCCGCTGACCACCACCGAGGCCCGCGAGTTGCTCGGGTTGTAA
- the ygfZ gene encoding CAF17-like 4Fe-4S cluster assembly/insertion protein YgfZ: protein MIDIAGAVAVESIDEASRDQPDPAHVTAGVRGVAAHYGDPLREQRILDTEVGLVDRSHRGVIAVSGEERASWLHTITSQHLTTLAANEGTELLVLSPHGHVEQHALVAEDGETAWLDTEPGATEGLLSYLERMRFFSKVDPRDATAERALLSLVGPAATDALGTLGVTGLAAPDLVAVPGPKFPHGAVPLRASVRYDVRPLPIGGWARRGMLGVDLLVPRSAMEQVVAELRGAGVPVAGLWAYEAIRVAARQPRVGVDTDHRTIPAEVDLIAPAVHLDKGCYRGQETVARVHNMGRPPRRLVLLHLDGVTTDQPPTAGTPVTLDGRAVGFVGTAVLHHELGQVALAVVKRNVPDDAALMIGETAAAIDPS, encoded by the coding sequence ATGATCGACATCGCGGGTGCGGTAGCCGTCGAGAGCATCGACGAGGCGAGCCGCGACCAGCCGGATCCGGCGCACGTCACGGCCGGGGTGCGGGGGGTGGCCGCGCACTACGGCGACCCGCTGCGCGAGCAGCGCATCCTCGACACCGAGGTCGGCCTGGTCGACAGGTCACACCGAGGGGTCATCGCGGTGTCCGGGGAAGAGCGGGCCAGTTGGCTGCACACGATCACGTCGCAGCACCTGACCACGCTGGCCGCCAACGAGGGCACCGAACTGCTGGTGCTGTCCCCGCACGGCCACGTCGAGCAGCACGCCCTGGTCGCGGAGGACGGCGAGACCGCCTGGCTGGACACCGAGCCGGGGGCGACCGAGGGTCTCCTGAGCTACCTGGAGAGGATGCGGTTCTTCAGCAAGGTCGACCCGCGCGACGCGACCGCCGAGCGGGCGCTGCTGTCGCTGGTCGGGCCGGCGGCGACGGACGCGCTGGGCACACTCGGCGTGACCGGGCTCGCCGCACCGGACCTGGTCGCGGTGCCGGGTCCGAAGTTCCCGCACGGTGCCGTCCCACTCCGGGCGAGCGTTCGGTACGACGTGCGACCGCTGCCGATCGGCGGCTGGGCCCGGCGCGGCATGCTCGGGGTGGACCTGTTGGTGCCGCGATCGGCGATGGAGCAGGTGGTGGCGGAGCTGCGCGGCGCCGGCGTGCCGGTCGCGGGGCTCTGGGCGTACGAGGCGATCCGGGTGGCCGCTCGGCAGCCCCGGGTCGGGGTGGACACCGACCACCGGACCATCCCGGCCGAGGTCGACCTGATCGCCCCGGCGGTGCATCTCGACAAGGGTTGCTACCGGGGGCAGGAGACGGTGGCCCGGGTGCACAACATGGGCCGGCCGCCGCGTCGCCTGGTGCTGCTGCACCTGGACGGCGTGACCACCGATCAGCCGCCGACGGCCGGTACGCCGGTGACCCTCGACGGCCGGGCGGTTGGCTTTGTCGGCACCGCCGTGCTGCACCACGAGCTGGGTCAGGTCGCCCTCGCGGTGGTGAAGCGCAACGTTCCGGACGACGCCGCGCTGATGATCGGGGAGACCGCGGCGGCGATCGACCCGTCCTGA
- a CDS encoding Fur family transcriptional regulator, with protein sequence MLRARGLRLTAQRQLVLQAVLDLGHASPEQVHTAVREVAAGVNITTIYRTLELLERLGLVTHTHLSHGSPTYHAAGEHQHVHLVCRECGAIDEIDPELLRPLADELVAQRGFRVDIGHVSLFGVCVRCENGDEK encoded by the coding sequence ATGCTGCGGGCCCGTGGGCTGCGGCTGACGGCCCAGCGGCAGCTCGTCCTTCAGGCGGTGCTCGATCTGGGGCACGCCAGCCCGGAGCAGGTGCACACCGCCGTCCGGGAGGTCGCCGCCGGCGTCAACATCACCACCATCTATCGCACGCTGGAGCTGCTGGAACGGCTCGGCCTGGTCACCCACACGCACCTGTCGCACGGCTCACCGACCTACCACGCGGCGGGTGAGCACCAGCACGTCCATCTGGTCTGCCGGGAATGCGGAGCGATCGACGAGATCGATCCGGAGCTGCTCCGCCCGCTCGCCGACGAGTTGGTCGCGCAGCGGGGGTTCCGGGTGGATATCGGGCATGTGTCACTCTTCGGCGTCTGCGTACGCTGCGAGAACGGGGACGAGAAATGA
- a CDS encoding aminotransferase class IV translates to MVMPPIGKVAADPTARIVVLGRGPVPAGDPVLRGDDLGVLRGDGLFETMHLRQGRPWLLDEHLARLVAAASAVELALPPTAALIDLLDEVREGWPAQVEGALRLVCTRGPEAGGPPTVYATLAEVPASSRAARRNGISVATLPLGVPADARNGLSWLPAGIKSTSYAVNSAARRWADRASVDDVLWISSDGYALEGPWANVVWLTHGTLCTVPAATTGILAGTTVAWLLAHAAELGLGAAERMVTKADLHAADGVWFTSSVRGAAEVHTLDGVRRARCPRTPALQALLGFPV, encoded by the coding sequence ATGGTGATGCCGCCCATCGGGAAGGTCGCGGCCGACCCGACCGCGCGGATCGTCGTTCTCGGGCGCGGCCCGGTGCCTGCCGGAGACCCCGTGCTCCGTGGTGACGACCTCGGCGTGCTCCGCGGCGACGGCCTCTTCGAGACCATGCACCTGCGTCAGGGCCGGCCGTGGCTGCTCGACGAACACCTGGCCCGCCTGGTCGCGGCGGCCAGTGCCGTCGAGCTGGCCCTGCCTCCCACCGCCGCGCTGATCGACCTGCTCGACGAGGTACGTGAAGGCTGGCCAGCGCAGGTGGAAGGGGCGCTTCGGCTGGTCTGCACGCGGGGCCCGGAAGCCGGCGGCCCGCCGACGGTCTACGCCACCCTGGCCGAGGTGCCGGCGTCCTCCCGGGCCGCCCGACGGAACGGGATCAGTGTGGCCACGTTGCCGCTGGGGGTGCCCGCCGACGCCCGGAACGGGCTGAGCTGGCTGCCGGCCGGGATCAAATCCACGTCGTACGCGGTCAACAGCGCGGCTCGCCGCTGGGCCGACCGAGCCAGCGTGGACGACGTGCTCTGGATCTCCTCCGACGGCTACGCCCTGGAGGGCCCCTGGGCCAACGTGGTGTGGCTCACCCACGGCACGCTCTGCACGGTGCCGGCCGCCACCACCGGAATCCTTGCCGGCACGACCGTGGCGTGGCTGCTCGCCCACGCCGCCGAGCTGGGCCTCGGCGCCGCCGAGCGGATGGTCACCAAGGCCGACCTGCACGCGGCGGACGGCGTGTGGTTCACCTCGTCGGTACGCGGGGCCGCCGAGGTCCACACGCTGGACGGGGTGCGCCGGGCCCGCTGCCCCCGCACCCCCGCCCTGCAGGCCCTGCTGGGTTTCCCCGTCTAG
- a CDS encoding FABP family protein: MSENPLQPPWLNAPPVEEYPFEESHDLRVGPKLHPALDALLPYIGLWRGRGKGGFPTIEDFDYAQEIRISHDGRPFLHYESRAWILDEQSKPVRPAGREVGWWRPVLVDGRATDELEALLTTPSGVMELHLGKRTGTQVEFATDAVIRTPTAKEVTGGHRLFGIVEGALLYAQEMAAMGHGLSPHLSARLVRVGG; this comes from the coding sequence GTGAGTGAGAATCCGCTGCAGCCGCCGTGGCTGAACGCGCCGCCGGTCGAGGAGTACCCGTTCGAGGAGAGTCACGACCTGCGGGTCGGACCGAAGCTGCACCCGGCGCTGGATGCGCTGCTGCCCTACATCGGCCTGTGGCGTGGCCGGGGCAAGGGCGGTTTCCCCACCATCGAGGATTTCGACTACGCGCAGGAGATCCGGATCAGCCACGACGGCCGACCGTTCCTGCACTACGAGTCCCGTGCCTGGATCCTTGACGAGCAGAGCAAGCCGGTCCGTCCGGCCGGTCGTGAGGTCGGCTGGTGGCGGCCGGTGCTGGTGGACGGCCGGGCAACCGATGAGCTGGAGGCGCTGCTCACCACCCCGTCGGGGGTGATGGAGTTGCACCTGGGCAAGCGCACCGGCACCCAGGTCGAGTTCGCCACCGACGCGGTGATCCGGACTCCGACCGCCAAGGAGGTCACCGGCGGGCACCGGCTCTTCGGCATCGTCGAGGGCGCGCTGCTCTATGCCCAGGAGATGGCCGCCATGGGGCACGGGCTGAGCCCGCACCTCTCCGCTCGGCTGGTCCGGGTCGGCGGCTGA
- the mtfM gene encoding small membrane protein MtfM: protein MVTEIGFVSLLVAGLGGLAGGLVYLAVRISRGRW, encoded by the coding sequence ATGGTTACCGAGATCGGGTTTGTCAGCCTGCTGGTCGCTGGCCTGGGCGGGCTCGCCGGTGGCCTCGTCTACCTGGCCGTACGCATTTCGAGAGGACGTTGGTGA
- a CDS encoding DsrE family protein: protein MLGHMARTLVVKVTAGADAPERCAQAFTVAATAVAAGVDVSLWLTGESTWFALPGRAQQFELPHSAPLAELLHVILTSGQVTACTQCAARREIGPDDVLPGVRIAGAAVFVEEAMAEGAQALVY from the coding sequence ATGCTGGGCCACATGGCCCGCACTCTCGTCGTCAAGGTCACCGCGGGGGCGGACGCCCCGGAGCGGTGTGCGCAGGCATTCACGGTCGCCGCGACGGCGGTCGCGGCCGGAGTGGACGTGTCGCTCTGGCTGACCGGTGAGTCCACCTGGTTCGCGCTACCCGGTCGCGCCCAGCAGTTCGAGCTGCCGCACTCCGCACCGCTGGCCGAGTTGTTGCACGTCATCCTGACCAGCGGCCAGGTGACCGCCTGCACCCAGTGCGCGGCCCGACGGGAGATCGGCCCGGACGACGTACTGCCCGGTGTTCGGATCGCGGGTGCCGCGGTCTTCGTCGAGGAGGCGATGGCCGAGGGCGCGCAGGCGCTGGTCTACTGA
- a CDS encoding SCP2 sterol-binding domain-containing protein — MTEATERFFESLPSRAPDLLGGLTDGTLQIDLGSDHRTEHWLVRMRPGSVQVSRERGPADAIWYSSSGLFDRLITGEAQGVAAVLRNESTFSGNVVLFLAFRRFFPNPPGTRDPRETARRAAGRPV, encoded by the coding sequence GTGACCGAGGCGACGGAGAGATTCTTCGAATCACTGCCGTCGCGCGCCCCTGACCTCCTGGGTGGTCTGACCGACGGAACCCTCCAGATCGACCTCGGCAGCGACCACCGGACCGAGCACTGGCTGGTTCGGATGCGACCCGGGTCGGTGCAGGTCAGCCGCGAGCGTGGACCGGCCGACGCCATCTGGTACAGCAGCTCGGGCCTCTTCGACCGACTGATCACCGGCGAGGCCCAGGGTGTCGCGGCGGTACTGCGCAACGAGAGCACGTTCAGCGGGAACGTGGTGCTCTTCCTCGCCTTCCGCCGGTTCTTCCCGAACCCGCCCGGCACCCGCGACCCCCGGGAAACGGCCCGCAGAGCAGCCGGACGACCGGTGTGA
- a CDS encoding amylo-alpha-1,6-glucosidase, producing MKELVSILDGNTFLVSDRRGDIEPSYEIPTGLFSFDTRFLSRWVLTLDGERLHALSVDDTESYRTKFFLAPGEPTHYLDAKASVIRSRAIVGSFEEELTVLNHTGAEVEFTVRVEIGADFADLFEIKHPREKRGRTTVSVSADELRLTYRREAFHRETLVKTTTPAQVDATGMTFRIRIARNSKWTTRLHVSSVVYGARGEDIRATLPYGGSRSADAIRAEQQELIDRAPKLGCDCQPLAGAYRRSLDDLAALRYESIALGVRLIAAGLPWFMTLFGRDSIITSLQVLPFLPELVPPTILMLAGLQGHRVDDFRDEEPGKILHELRYGETAGFEEQPHSPYYGSADSTPLFIILIDEYERWTGDAALVRRLEPQVRAALEWIDTYGDLLGTGYLWYQTRNPETGLQNQCWKDSWDGISYADGQLPSFPRATCELQGYAYDAKIRAARLARTFWNDPEYADKLEREAADLKHRFDRDFWIDDRGYYALALDADGRQVDALTSNIGHLLWSGIVDESRAAKVVEHLLGPRLFSGWGVRTLAEDEGRYNPIGYHVGTVWPFDNSIITWGLWRYGFRDEAGVICDAMLAASEFFGGRLPEAFAGYAHDLTEYPVEYPTACSPQAWSTGTPLLLLRVILGLEPQGEHLIIDPAVPPGMGRVELLDIPGRWGMVDALGRSRGPEDQPRDG from the coding sequence GTGAAGGAACTCGTCAGCATTCTGGACGGCAACACCTTCCTGGTCAGCGACCGGCGGGGGGACATCGAGCCGTCCTACGAGATCCCCACCGGGTTGTTCTCCTTCGACACCCGATTCCTGTCCAGGTGGGTGCTCACCCTGGACGGAGAGCGGCTGCACGCCCTCTCCGTCGACGACACCGAGTCGTACCGCACCAAGTTCTTCCTCGCGCCCGGTGAACCCACGCACTATCTGGACGCGAAGGCATCGGTGATCCGCAGCCGGGCGATCGTGGGCAGCTTCGAGGAGGAGCTGACCGTGCTGAACCACACCGGTGCGGAGGTCGAGTTCACCGTCCGGGTCGAGATCGGGGCCGACTTCGCCGACCTCTTCGAGATCAAGCACCCCCGGGAGAAGCGCGGTCGGACGACGGTCTCGGTCTCTGCGGACGAGCTGCGGCTGACCTACCGCCGGGAGGCGTTCCACCGGGAGACGCTGGTCAAGACGACCACGCCGGCGCAGGTCGACGCCACCGGGATGACCTTCCGGATCCGGATCGCCCGCAACAGCAAGTGGACCACCCGGCTACACGTGTCCAGCGTCGTCTACGGGGCGCGTGGTGAGGACATCCGGGCCACCCTGCCGTACGGGGGCAGCCGCAGCGCGGACGCGATCCGGGCCGAGCAGCAGGAACTGATCGACCGGGCGCCGAAGCTCGGTTGCGACTGCCAGCCGCTGGCCGGGGCGTACCGGCGCAGCCTCGACGACCTGGCCGCTCTGCGCTACGAGTCGATCGCCCTGGGCGTGCGGCTGATCGCCGCGGGGCTGCCCTGGTTCATGACGCTGTTCGGCCGGGACAGCATCATCACCTCGTTGCAGGTGCTGCCGTTCCTACCGGAGTTGGTCCCGCCGACCATCCTGATGCTGGCCGGACTGCAGGGGCACCGGGTGGACGACTTCCGGGACGAGGAGCCCGGCAAGATCCTGCACGAGCTGCGGTACGGGGAGACCGCCGGCTTCGAGGAACAGCCGCACTCGCCGTACTACGGGTCGGCCGACTCCACGCCACTGTTCATCATCCTGATCGACGAGTACGAGCGCTGGACCGGCGACGCCGCGCTGGTCCGCCGGCTGGAGCCGCAGGTCCGCGCGGCACTGGAATGGATCGACACCTACGGTGACCTGCTCGGCACCGGCTACCTCTGGTACCAGACCCGCAACCCGGAGACCGGTCTGCAGAACCAGTGCTGGAAGGACTCCTGGGACGGCATCTCGTACGCCGACGGCCAACTGCCCAGCTTCCCCCGGGCGACCTGCGAACTGCAGGGCTACGCGTACGACGCGAAGATCCGGGCGGCCCGACTGGCCCGGACCTTCTGGAACGACCCGGAGTACGCCGACAAGCTGGAGCGGGAGGCCGCCGATCTCAAGCATCGGTTCGACCGCGACTTCTGGATCGACGACCGCGGGTACTACGCGCTGGCACTGGACGCCGACGGCCGGCAGGTGGACGCTCTGACCTCGAACATCGGGCACCTGCTGTGGAGCGGCATTGTGGACGAGTCCCGCGCCGCCAAGGTGGTCGAACACCTGCTCGGGCCACGCCTGTTCTCCGGATGGGGAGTGCGGACGCTCGCCGAGGACGAGGGGCGGTACAACCCAATCGGCTACCACGTCGGCACCGTGTGGCCCTTCGACAACTCGATCATCACCTGGGGCTTGTGGCGGTACGGCTTTCGGGACGAGGCCGGGGTGATCTGCGACGCGATGCTGGCGGCGTCCGAGTTCTTCGGCGGGCGGCTGCCGGAGGCGTTCGCCGGTTACGCCCACGACCTCACCGAATACCCGGTGGAGTACCCGACCGCGTGCAGCCCGCAGGCCTGGTCGACCGGTACGCCGCTGCTGCTGTTGCGGGTGATCCTGGGGTTGGAGCCGCAGGGCGAGCACCTGATCATCGACCCGGCCGTGCCGCCGGGCATGGGCCGGGTCGAGCTGCTGGACATCCCCGGCCGGTGGGGCATGGTCGACGCGTTGGGTCGCAGCCGTGGCCCGGAGGATCAGCCGCGCGACGGCTGA
- a CDS encoding DUF1416 domain-containing protein: MTLPIAAGCAAPDQAAPLPASLDLEKETVITGIVRSAEDEPVPGAYVRLLDSTGEFTAEVVTSAAGQFRFFAAPGTWTLRALSRHGNGDTAVTAGRGVNEVGVTVA; this comes from the coding sequence ATGACTCTTCCCATCGCCGCGGGTTGCGCCGCACCGGATCAGGCCGCGCCGCTGCCGGCCAGCCTCGACCTGGAGAAGGAAACCGTGATCACCGGCATCGTCCGCTCCGCTGAGGACGAGCCGGTGCCGGGCGCGTACGTCCGGCTGCTCGACTCGACCGGTGAGTTCACCGCCGAGGTGGTGACCTCGGCGGCCGGCCAGTTCCGGTTCTTCGCCGCGCCGGGCACCTGGACGCTTCGGGCGCTGTCCCGGCACGGCAACGGCGACACGGCCGTCACCGCAGGCCGGGGTGTCAACGAGGTTGGCGTCACTGTCGCCTGA
- a CDS encoding sulfurtransferase: MSRDTALVSAEWAEKNLGAPGVVFVEVDEDTSAYDTGHIAGAIKIDWKTDLQDQVRRDFVNKTQFEALLSERGISNDDTVILYGGNNNWFAAYAYWYFKLYGHGDVKLLDGGRKKWELDARPLVTDAVSRPATQYVAQEPDSSIRAFRDEVVAAIGTKNLVDVRSPDEFAGRLLAPAHLPQEQAQRAGHIPTAISVPWSKAANEDGTFRSDDELRRIYGDAGLDDGKETIAYCRIGERSSHTWFVLQELLGHRNVKNYDGSWTEYGSLVGVPVALGDEPGEV, from the coding sequence ATGAGTCGCGACACCGCACTCGTTTCGGCCGAGTGGGCCGAGAAGAACCTCGGCGCCCCGGGCGTCGTCTTCGTCGAGGTCGACGAGGACACCTCGGCCTACGACACCGGCCACATCGCTGGCGCCATCAAGATTGACTGGAAGACCGACCTGCAGGACCAGGTCCGCCGGGACTTCGTCAACAAGACCCAGTTCGAGGCGTTGCTCTCCGAGCGGGGCATCAGCAACGACGACACCGTCATCCTCTACGGCGGTAACAACAACTGGTTCGCCGCGTACGCGTACTGGTACTTCAAGCTCTACGGGCACGGCGACGTGAAGCTGCTCGACGGCGGTCGCAAGAAGTGGGAGCTGGATGCTCGCCCGCTGGTCACCGACGCGGTGTCCCGCCCGGCGACGCAGTACGTCGCGCAGGAGCCGGACAGCTCCATCCGGGCCTTCCGCGACGAGGTGGTCGCTGCGATCGGCACCAAGAACCTGGTCGACGTGCGCAGCCCCGACGAGTTCGCCGGCCGGTTGCTCGCCCCCGCCCACCTGCCGCAGGAGCAGGCGCAGCGGGCCGGTCACATCCCCACCGCGATCAGCGTCCCGTGGTCGAAGGCGGCCAACGAGGACGGCACCTTCCGGTCCGACGACGAGCTGCGCCGGATCTACGGCGACGCGGGGCTCGACGACGGCAAGGAGACCATCGCCTACTGCCGCATCGGTGAGCGCTCCTCGCACACCTGGTTCGTGCTGCAGGAGCTGCTGGGCCACCGCAACGTCAAGAACTACGACGGTTCCTGGACCGAGTACGGCTCGCTGGTCGGCGTGCCGGTCGCGCTCGGCGACGAACCCGGGGAGGTCTGA
- a CDS encoding Ms5788A family Cys-rich leader peptide has product MGTHLTKRRAVDLCRVATCLCRPVI; this is encoded by the coding sequence ATGGGGACCCACCTCACCAAACGGCGCGCGGTCGACCTGTGCCGCGTGGCCACCTGCCTGTGTCGCCCCGTCATCTGA
- a CDS encoding LmeA family phospholipid-binding protein, which produces MAQEYPASEVRPRRRGRKLLIGLFVLLLLLAGLLVVADRVAVGVAERTIADRVSQEVAKQGAQSTRPDVEVAGIPFLTQVLDGRYERITIKLRDVQASVEGGAVQLPVLDVDARNVRASLDTLRSGQGDVVADTVKGTGTISYDSLAALLKRPGLTLGEQNGKLAVTAPADILGQKLTISGTADVTVADNGAVALRFNDLDAAGLPNLPLARAFLSNYAKSISIDVPLPDLPFQLAVREVRPLPEGLAVTADAKNVPINSAG; this is translated from the coding sequence GTGGCGCAGGAGTATCCGGCGAGTGAGGTCCGGCCCCGGCGGCGTGGTCGCAAGCTGCTCATCGGGTTGTTCGTTCTGCTCCTGCTGCTGGCGGGGTTGCTGGTGGTCGCGGACCGGGTAGCGGTCGGGGTGGCCGAGCGGACCATTGCCGACCGCGTCAGCCAGGAGGTCGCCAAGCAGGGCGCGCAGTCCACCAGGCCCGACGTGGAAGTGGCCGGAATTCCGTTCCTCACCCAGGTGCTCGACGGCCGCTACGAACGGATCACCATCAAGCTGCGGGACGTGCAGGCCTCGGTCGAGGGCGGCGCGGTGCAGTTGCCGGTGCTGGACGTGGATGCTCGCAACGTGCGTGCCTCGCTGGACACTCTGCGCAGCGGCCAGGGGGATGTCGTCGCGGACACCGTCAAGGGCACCGGCACGATCAGCTACGACAGTCTCGCGGCACTGCTGAAGCGGCCCGGGCTCACCCTCGGCGAGCAGAACGGCAAGCTGGCCGTCACGGCCCCGGCCGACATCCTCGGTCAGAAGCTCACCATCAGCGGCACCGCCGACGTCACCGTCGCCGACAACGGCGCCGTCGCCCTGCGGTTCAACGACCTGGACGCCGCGGGTCTGCCGAACCTGCCGCTGGCCCGCGCCTTCCTGAGCAACTACGCGAAGAGCATCTCCATCGACGTACCCCTGCCCGACCTGCCGTTCCAGCTCGCCGTCCGGGAGGTTCGACCACTGCCGGAAGGGTTGGCGGTCACCGCCGACGCGAAGAACGTACCCATCAATTCCGCTGGCTGA